One stretch of Thermus hydrothermalis DNA includes these proteins:
- a CDS encoding Nif3-like dinuclear metal center hexameric protein: protein MNRDELVRYLDGYLNLAAFPQDPSLNGLQVEGKEEVRKIGAAVDAAEATFQKALEEGVDFLLVHHGLFWGKPFPIRGHHKRRLELLFRGGINLYAAHLPLDAHPEVGNNFVLARALGLVDLTPYDVGVRGRFPFPTPLVQVADMLGQLTGMQPLVHQGGRSQVQEVVIVSGGAANLVGQVEAELFITGEPKHSAFHEAFERGLNVIYAGHYDTEVFGVKALAAHLEERFGLPWVFLDHPTGL, encoded by the coding sequence TGAACCGGGACGAGCTCGTCCGCTACCTAGACGGCTACCTGAACCTGGCGGCCTTTCCCCAGGACCCCTCCCTCAACGGCCTCCAGGTGGAGGGCAAGGAGGAGGTGCGCAAGATAGGCGCAGCGGTGGACGCAGCCGAGGCCACCTTCCAGAAAGCCCTGGAGGAAGGGGTGGACTTCCTCCTGGTGCACCACGGCCTCTTCTGGGGCAAGCCCTTCCCCATCCGGGGCCACCACAAAAGGCGCCTGGAACTCCTCTTCCGGGGCGGCATCAACCTCTACGCCGCCCACCTTCCCCTGGACGCCCACCCCGAGGTGGGGAACAACTTTGTCCTGGCCAGGGCCTTAGGCCTGGTGGACCTGACGCCCTACGACGTGGGCGTTAGGGGCCGCTTCCCCTTCCCCACCCCCTTGGTCCAGGTGGCGGACATGCTGGGGCAGCTTACGGGGATGCAGCCCTTGGTGCACCAAGGAGGGCGGAGCCAGGTGCAGGAGGTGGTCATCGTTTCGGGGGGAGCGGCGAACCTGGTGGGCCAGGTGGAGGCGGAGCTCTTCATCACCGGGGAGCCCAAGCATAGCGCCTTCCACGAGGCCTTTGAGCGGGGGCTCAACGTCATCTACGCCGGCCACTACGACACGGAAGTCTTCGGGGTAAAGGCCTTGGCGGCCCACCTGGAGGAGCGCTTCGGCCTCCCTTGGGTCTTTCTGGACCACCCCACGGGGCTCTAA